One segment of Mycolicibacterium baixiangningiae DNA contains the following:
- the eccCa gene encoding type VII secretion protein EccCa gives MTTKKFTPIIKRGPRLTPGEITVTPPDDLGVEIPPSGIQRALPWVMGGCMLGMIAIMMFTGVRQLSPYMLMMPLMMVMATVGFMAGGGSGAKRVPEINADRKEYLRYLSGLRTRVTSSAAAQVTFFNYHAPHPEDLLSIIGTNRQWSRQANSEFFAATRIGLGSEPAVDRLLKPSIGGDVNGLSGAQAAPQPHLEPVSHMWVTKFLRTHGLIHDCPKLLQLRTFPTIAIGGDPGGSAGLLAAMICHLAVFHPPDLLQLRVLTDNPEDPDWSWLKWLPHVQHQSDLDAAGPTRMVFTRPDGLSDLTARGPHTADSVPSGPYVVVIDLTGGRAGFPADGRAGVTVLTLGNHNGSTYRIRVAADGTADDRLPNQPFRLVTNGTDRLTAGQAGRIARKLAGWSITGAIIDKNVRVQKKVATEWHQLVGAQTVEEVTPARWRMFADTDRDRLKIPFGHELRTGDIEYLDIKEGAEFGAGPHGMLIGTTGSGKSEFLRTLILSLAATHHPDQVNLLLTDFKGGSTFLGMEKLPHTAAVVTNMEEEAELVSRMGEVLTGELDRRQSILRQAGMQVGAAGALSGVAEYEKHRERGADLPPLPTLFVVVDEFAELLQNHPDFIALFDRICRVGRSLRVHLLLATQSLNTGGVRIDKLEPNLTYRIALRTTSSAESKAVIGTPEAQYITNKESGVGFLRVGMEDPVKFQSVYTGNPYVPATAVQEDGEVKPRQSNRNRVRIHKFTATPIFDTAVNS, from the coding sequence ATGACGACGAAGAAGTTCACCCCGATCATCAAGCGGGGTCCACGCCTGACTCCAGGTGAGATCACCGTGACACCGCCGGACGACCTGGGCGTCGAGATCCCGCCGTCGGGCATCCAGCGTGCGCTGCCGTGGGTGATGGGCGGCTGCATGCTCGGGATGATCGCGATCATGATGTTCACCGGTGTGCGGCAGCTGTCGCCGTACATGCTGATGATGCCGCTGATGATGGTCATGGCCACGGTCGGCTTCATGGCAGGCGGCGGATCGGGCGCCAAACGCGTGCCCGAGATCAACGCCGACCGCAAGGAGTACCTGCGGTACCTCTCGGGGCTGCGCACCCGGGTCACCTCGTCGGCGGCCGCGCAGGTGACGTTCTTCAACTACCACGCACCGCATCCCGAGGATCTGCTGTCGATCATCGGTACCAACCGGCAGTGGTCCCGGCAGGCCAACAGCGAGTTCTTCGCCGCGACGCGTATCGGGCTGGGGTCCGAACCGGCGGTGGACCGTCTACTCAAACCGTCCATCGGCGGCGACGTCAACGGCCTGTCCGGTGCGCAGGCCGCCCCGCAGCCGCACCTCGAACCGGTCAGCCACATGTGGGTGACGAAGTTCCTGCGCACCCACGGCCTCATCCACGACTGCCCGAAACTCCTTCAGCTGCGGACGTTTCCGACCATCGCGATCGGCGGCGACCCCGGCGGGTCCGCGGGCCTGCTGGCGGCGATGATCTGCCACCTGGCGGTGTTCCACCCGCCGGACCTGTTGCAGCTGCGCGTACTCACCGACAACCCGGAGGATCCGGACTGGAGCTGGCTCAAGTGGCTGCCGCACGTGCAGCACCAGAGCGACCTCGATGCCGCGGGCCCGACCCGCATGGTGTTCACCCGGCCGGACGGGTTGAGCGATCTGACCGCGCGCGGGCCGCACACCGCCGACTCGGTGCCCAGCGGCCCGTACGTCGTCGTCATCGACCTCACCGGCGGGCGGGCCGGCTTCCCGGCCGACGGCCGCGCCGGCGTCACCGTGCTCACCCTCGGTAACCACAACGGCTCCACCTACCGGATCCGCGTGGCGGCCGACGGCACCGCCGACGACCGGCTGCCCAACCAGCCCTTCCGGCTGGTCACCAACGGCACCGACCGGCTGACCGCCGGGCAGGCCGGGCGCATCGCTCGCAAGTTGGCGGGGTGGTCGATCACCGGCGCGATCATCGACAAGAACGTGCGGGTGCAGAAGAAGGTGGCCACCGAGTGGCATCAGCTCGTCGGCGCCCAGACCGTCGAGGAGGTGACGCCGGCGCGCTGGCGGATGTTCGCCGACACCGACCGCGACCGGCTGAAGATCCCGTTCGGGCACGAACTGCGCACCGGCGACATCGAGTATCTCGACATCAAGGAGGGCGCCGAATTCGGTGCGGGCCCGCACGGCATGCTGATCGGCACCACAGGTTCGGGTAAGTCGGAATTCCTTCGGACACTGATCCTTTCGCTTGCCGCCACCCACCACCCCGACCAGGTGAACCTGCTGCTCACCGACTTCAAGGGTGGTTCGACATTCCTCGGGATGGAGAAGCTGCCGCACACCGCCGCGGTGGTCACGAACATGGAGGAGGAAGCGGAACTCGTCAGCCGGATGGGTGAGGTGCTCACCGGTGAACTCGACCGCCGCCAGTCGATCCTGCGGCAGGCCGGTATGCAGGTCGGTGCGGCCGGCGCGCTGTCCGGGGTTGCGGAATACGAGAAGCACCGCGAACGCGGCGCCGACCTGCCGCCGCTACCCACGCTCTTCGTCGTCGTCGACGAGTTCGCCGAGCTCTTGCAGAACCATCCGGACTTCATCGCACTCTTCGACCGCATCTGCCGGGTGGGCCGGTCGCTGCGCGTGCACCTGCTGCTCGCCACCCAGTCGCTGAACACCGGCGGCGTGCGCATCGACAAACTCGAACCGAACCTGACCTACCGGATCGCGTTGCGCACCACCAGCTCCGCGGAATCCAAGGCGGTGATCGGGACGCCGGAGGCGCAGTACATCACCAACAAGGAGAGCGGCGTCGGCTTCCTGCGCGTCGGGATGGAGGATCCGGTGAAGTTCCAGAGCGTGTACACCGGCAATCCGTACGTCCCGGCGACGGCCGTCCAGGAGGACGGTGAGGTCAAACCCCGCCAGTCCAACCGCAACCGGGTGCGCATCCACAAGTTCACCGCGACACCGATCTTCGATACGGCGGTGAACTCATGA
- the eccCb gene encoding type VII secretion protein EccCb codes for MTASKQADEQKVLREVVLDQLTTGETRAYRMWLPPLTDPTPVNELVARDHQRRPLRFGLGIMDEPRRHRQEVWGVDVSAAGGNIAVGGAPQTGKSTFLQTLMMSAAATHSPRDVQFYCVDLGGGGLMYLEDLPHVGGVATRAEPDRVNRVVAEVKAVQRQRERTFKELRVGSIAGYRQMREDPTNPAASDPFGDVFLVIDGWPAFVAEFPDLEPVVQDLAGQGLAFGVHVIISTPRWTELKSRVRDYLGTKIEFRLGDVNETQIDRITREIPANRPGRAISMEKHHLMMGVPRLDGVHSPTNLVPAISAAVAQIAAQHTVQAPQVRVLPERVYLHELDPAPPGPDSDYRTRWRVPLGVRESDLSVAYNEMQMTPHLLIFGAPKSGKTTIAHAVAQAICQRNSPQQVRFMLADYRSALLDAVPQSHLLDAGAVNRNHTSLEAAIKALAANLQKRLPPPDLTTAQLRARSWWSGPDVVLLVDDWHMIVAASGMVPPMAPLAPLLPAAADIGLHIIVTCQMSQAHRATMDKFVGAAYGAGTPTLFLSGEKTEFPSSEIKLRKRPPGQALLVSPDGKEVVQAAYVDPPEEEVLAPPPQGG; via the coding sequence ATGACAGCGTCGAAGCAGGCCGATGAACAGAAGGTGCTGCGCGAAGTCGTCCTCGATCAGCTGACCACCGGGGAGACCCGTGCCTACCGGATGTGGCTGCCGCCGCTGACGGATCCGACGCCGGTCAACGAACTGGTCGCACGAGACCATCAGCGCCGGCCGCTGCGGTTCGGACTGGGCATCATGGACGAACCCCGACGGCACCGCCAGGAGGTCTGGGGTGTCGACGTGTCGGCGGCCGGTGGAAACATCGCCGTCGGCGGCGCCCCGCAGACCGGCAAGTCGACGTTCCTTCAGACACTGATGATGTCGGCGGCGGCCACCCATTCACCGCGTGACGTGCAGTTCTACTGCGTCGACCTCGGCGGCGGCGGCCTGATGTACCTCGAGGATCTGCCGCATGTCGGCGGTGTCGCCACCCGCGCCGAACCCGACCGCGTCAACCGCGTCGTCGCGGAGGTGAAAGCCGTTCAGCGCCAACGAGAGCGGACGTTCAAGGAGTTGCGGGTCGGGTCGATCGCCGGGTACCGGCAGATGCGGGAGGATCCGACCAACCCGGCGGCCTCCGATCCGTTCGGCGACGTATTCCTGGTGATCGACGGGTGGCCGGCGTTCGTCGCGGAGTTCCCCGACCTCGAACCGGTCGTCCAGGATCTGGCCGGGCAGGGTCTGGCGTTCGGGGTGCACGTCATCATCTCGACACCGCGCTGGACCGAGTTGAAGTCACGCGTCCGCGACTACCTGGGCACCAAGATCGAGTTCCGGCTCGGTGATGTGAACGAGACGCAGATCGACCGCATCACCCGCGAGATCCCGGCCAACCGGCCGGGCCGGGCGATCTCGATGGAGAAGCACCACCTGATGATGGGCGTGCCCCGCCTCGACGGTGTGCACAGCCCCACCAACCTCGTTCCGGCGATCTCGGCGGCCGTCGCGCAGATCGCGGCCCAGCACACCGTGCAGGCGCCGCAGGTCCGGGTGCTCCCCGAACGCGTCTACCTGCACGAGCTCGACCCCGCCCCGCCGGGACCCGATTCCGACTACCGCACCCGGTGGCGCGTACCACTCGGGGTGCGCGAGTCGGACCTCAGCGTCGCCTACAACGAGATGCAGATGACGCCGCACCTGTTGATCTTCGGTGCGCCCAAGTCCGGCAAAACGACGATCGCCCATGCGGTGGCGCAGGCCATCTGCCAGCGCAACAGCCCCCAGCAAGTGCGATTCATGCTGGCCGATTACCGCTCGGCGTTGCTGGATGCGGTGCCCCAGAGCCACCTGCTCGACGCCGGTGCGGTGAACCGCAACCACACCTCGTTGGAAGCGGCAATCAAGGCTTTAGCGGCCAACCTCCAGAAACGGCTGCCTCCGCCCGACCTGACGACGGCCCAACTCCGCGCCCGGTCGTGGTGGAGTGGGCCCGACGTGGTGCTGCTCGTCGACGACTGGCACATGATCGTGGCCGCGTCGGGCATGGTTCCGCCGATGGCGCCGCTGGCCCCGCTGCTGCCCGCGGCGGCCGATATCGGCCTGCACATCATCGTGACCTGCCAGATGAGCCAGGCGCATCGGGCCACGATGGACAAGTTCGTCGGGGCTGCGTACGGCGCCGGAACCCCGACGCTGTTCCTCTCCGGCGAGAAGACGGAGTTCCCGTCGAGCGAGATCAAGCTGCGCAAACGGCCGCCTGGCCAGGCTCTTCTGGTGTCGCCGGACGGTAAGGAGGTCGTCCAGGCCGCCTACGTCGATCCCCCCGAAGAAGAAGTGTTAGCACCACCCCCGCAGGGCGGTTAG
- a CDS encoding PE domain-containing protein produces the protein MQPLEHNPGAAGIGGQVVANGARGLAGGTAATAAVTALVPAGADEVSAMASAMFAAEGAQTLALNTFAQEELSRAGAAFMEISGIYAAVDSANASTF, from the coding sequence ATGCAACCTCTCGAACACAATCCGGGCGCAGCGGGCATCGGCGGCCAGGTCGTCGCAAACGGTGCGCGGGGCCTCGCCGGTGGGACGGCGGCGACCGCGGCGGTGACCGCGCTGGTGCCGGCCGGCGCCGACGAGGTGTCGGCGATGGCGTCGGCCATGTTCGCCGCGGAGGGTGCGCAGACCCTCGCGCTGAACACGTTCGCGCAGGAGGAGCTGTCTCGCGCGGGTGCGGCGTTCATGGAGATCTCAGGTATCTACGCCGCCGTCGACTCCGCCAACGCCAGCACCTTCTGA